In one Hypomesus transpacificus isolate Combined female chromosome 18, fHypTra1, whole genome shotgun sequence genomic region, the following are encoded:
- the slc66a1 gene encoding lysosomal amino acid transporter 1 homolog has product MRTEGVLTRGTFAGNNDGNFSSVCPNGTEWIWFGLGECAQDARDMASVMLGLLSILCFMVSSIPQYISSCKTGNMDSALSIWFLLLWLAGDTCNLVGSFLADQLPLQTYTAVYYVLADLVMLALYCYYMAKNKMSDSRSSLNALALIYLLGFTASFLTLPGSGPQQEVMTSGFKGRALLSTSEAGVSSIQAFTTKEIIGFTIGSVSSVLYLCSRLPQMHTNYKRKSTEGVSYFLFALVILGNTTYGLSVLLKNPERGQGEESYILHHLPWLIGSLGTLSLDILISFQFLIYRNAPVATEKHSDETAALLGN; this is encoded by the exons ATGCGGACGGAAGGAGTCCTCACTAGGGGAACCTTTGCGGGGAACAATGACGGAAACTTCAGTTCTGTATGTCCCAACGGAACGGAATGGATCTGGTTTGGGCTTGGGGAATGCGCACAGGATGCCAGGGATATGGCCAGCGTCATGCTAGGCCTTTTGTCCATATTGTGCTTCATGGTGTCTTCAATCCC ACAATACATCAGCTCCTGTAAGACTGGAAACATGGACAGTGCTCTGTCCATTTGGTTTCTATTGCTGTGGCTGGCTGGTGACACCTGCAATCTAGTGGGTTCCTTCCTTGCCGACCAGCTTCCACTCCAG ACATACACAGCAGTGTATTATGTCCTGGCTGATTTGGTGATGCTGGCATTGTACTGTTACTACATGGCTAAGAACAAGATGTCTGACA GCAGGTCATCTCTCAACGCGTTGGCTTTGATCTACCTCCTTGGATTCACCGCCAGCTTCCTCACCCTACCTGGGTCAGGACctcaacaggaagtgatgaccTCTGGGTTCAAAGGTCGGGCTTTGTTGTCAACCTCGGAGGCTGGTGTTTCTAGTATTCAG GCTTTCACTACCAAGGAGATAATAGGGTTCACCATTGGCTCAGTGTCCTCTGTGCTCTACCTCTGCTCCAGACTGCCACAGATGCACACTAAT TACAAAAGGAAGTCGACCGAAGGCGTGTCCTACTTCCTGTTTGCGCTCGTCATCCTGGGGAACACCACTTATGGCCTCAGCGTGCTGCTCAAGAATCCGGAGCGAGGCCAGGGCGAGGAGAGCTACATCCTCCATCACTTGCCCTGGCTCATCGGCAGCCTTGGCACCCTCTCGCTCGACATCCTC